In the Phaseolus vulgaris cultivar G19833 chromosome 7, P. vulgaris v2.0, whole genome shotgun sequence genome, one interval contains:
- the LOC137829557 gene encoding probable E3 ubiquitin-protein ligase BAH1-like 1 isoform X2 — translation MKFCKTYQRYMQGHDHKLPAVGFKKLKKIMKRCRRASTTTCPDHCPVCDGTFFPSLLNEMSDIVGCFNQRAQKLLEVHLASGFRKYFLMLKGKGIRNHIGQIEEGKDLVIYALINAIAIRKILKKYDKIHYSKQGQLFKSKVQTMHKEILQSPWLSELIALHINLRETKAKPREVSALFQGCYLRFKDGKPSLTCELFDSFKMDINLTCSICLDTVFDPVSLTCGHIFCYSCACSAASVTIVDGLKAAKSRAKCALCRQVSNRIARNLRRCCALGRIEYSARSKVQRLLGGKASDGKNREG, via the exons ATGAAGTTCTGCAAGACCTACCAGCGATACATGCAAGGGCATGACCACAAGCTCCCTGCTGTTGGCTTCAAGAAGCTCAAAAAGATCATGAAAAGGTGCAGGAGAGCCTCCACAACCACCTGTCCTGATCATTGCCCAG TGTGCGATGGGACCTTTTTCCCTTCCCTTCTCAATGAGATGTCAGACATAGTAGGATGCTTTAACCAGCGAGCGCAGAAATTGCTGGAAGTGCATCTTGCTTCTGGCTTCAGAAAGTACTTTCTCATGTTGAAAGGAAAAGGGATTAGGAATCATATTGGTCAAATCGAAGAAGGAAAAGATCTAGTCATATATGCACTCATAAATGCCATTGCAATTcgaaaaatattaaagaaatatgaCAAG ATTCATTATTCCAAGCAAGGCCAATTATTCAAGTCAAAAGTCCAGACCATGCACAAGGAAATTCTTCAGAGTCCTTGGCTTTCTGAGCTTATTGCCTTACACATTAACTTGAGGGAAACAAAAGCCAAGCCAAGGGAGGTATCTGCATTGTTTCAAGGATGTTATCTAAGATTCAAAGATGGAAAACCATCACTTACTTGTGAGCTCTTTGATTCCTTCAAAATGGACATTAACCTAACATGCTCCATATGCTTG GATACAGTGTTTGATCCGGTTTCTCTGACGTGTGGTCACATATTCTGCTACTCCTGCGCTTGCTCAGCTGCATCAGTTACCATTGTTGATGGACTTAAGGCAGCAAAGTCCAGAGCAAAATGTGCTCTATGCCGACAGGTAAGCAACCGGATTG CAAGGAATTTACGAAGATGCTGTGCACTTGGAAGAATTGAATATTCTGCTAGGTCGAAG